One genomic window of Aquificaceae bacterium includes the following:
- the soxX gene encoding sulfur oxidation c-type cytochrome SoxX: MKKALLIAGVSALLTGAVVEAQQRKAQPQKQQQPAVKQEEVIQVLKSGLSTDPRFAWKVEQDEAQKICSQYPSREAMPGPAIQKVIQVSQNEIRYPQWGLFWGDWKEGKKIVDNPRGGRFASYGFSDSPTDRGGNCYACHLIEKGVPGGTMGPNLYQYGKRWNITKENMNSPEAIQNLKIVYNIVYDSWSAFPCSSMPRFGRNGALSPEDVMNIVTFLLHPDSPVNK; this comes from the coding sequence ATGAAAAAAGCGCTTCTTATAGCAGGTGTTTCCGCTCTTTTGACAGGTGCGGTGGTTGAAGCTCAGCAGAGGAAGGCACAGCCTCAGAAACAGCAACAGCCTGCAGTCAAACAGGAAGAAGTGATTCAGGTGCTTAAGTCCGGACTTTCCACAGACCCTAGGTTTGCATGGAAAGTGGAACAGGACGAAGCTCAGAAGATATGCTCACAATACCCAAGTAGGGAAGCCATGCCAGGTCCCGCAATACAGAAGGTTATACAGGTGAGTCAGAACGAGATAAGGTATCCTCAGTGGGGTCTGTTCTGGGGGGACTGGAAAGAGGGTAAGAAGATAGTGGACAACCCCAGGGGTGGAAGGTTTGCCAGCTATGGTTTCTCTGATAGCCCTACCGATAGAGGTGGAAACTGCTATGCCTGCCACCTGATAGAGAAGGGTGTTCCCGGTGGAACCATGGGTCCAAACCTGTATCAGTATGGTAAGAGGTGGAACATAACCAAAGAGAACATGAACAGTCCGGAAGCAATTCAGAACCTGAAAATCGTTTACAACATAGTCTATGACTCCTGGTCCGCCTTCCCCTGTTCCTCTATGCCAAGGTTTGGACGCAACGGCGCACTATCACCAGAAGATGTTATGAACATAGTGACCTTCTTGCTTCACCCCGACTCCCCGGTTAACAAGTAA
- the soxA gene encoding sulfur oxidation c-type cytochrome SoxA, which yields MRKKLLLAIFTAGAVAGGLLSTKAFAQVEGELSPEEEMRLVQEFNRMLAEGINPGEVWYEVGKDAIKKYNLDKCDLGLGPGVFKGAAAQLPRYFADAGKVMDLETRVGWCLQKHAGMTQEQVLKFVRQCWGKTGNCVSEYDGIIMYLTMESNGQKINVNLKDPRVKKMYDIGKQVYYARLGPWDFNCATCHAGKQEVRIRATRLWSADRPGEAGQAVSIFPKYLVRWGLPMTMHYRYAECIRQMRWPEFIPHSDLAVALSTYLYGTANGTEIKAPGIGR from the coding sequence ATGAGAAAAAAGCTGCTTCTGGCGATTTTTACCGCCGGTGCTGTCGCCGGTGGCCTTTTGTCTACAAAGGCTTTTGCTCAAGTTGAAGGAGAGCTCTCTCCAGAGGAAGAGATGAGACTTGTTCAGGAATTCAACCGCATGTTGGCAGAGGGCATAAACCCAGGCGAGGTATGGTATGAAGTAGGCAAGGATGCCATAAAGAAATATAACCTTGACAAATGCGACCTTGGACTGGGTCCGGGTGTTTTTAAGGGAGCCGCTGCACAGCTGCCCAGATACTTTGCAGATGCTGGCAAGGTTATGGACCTTGAAACGAGGGTTGGCTGGTGTCTTCAGAAGCATGCAGGTATGACACAGGAGCAGGTTCTAAAGTTTGTTCGCCAGTGCTGGGGCAAAACGGGTAACTGCGTGAGTGAATATGACGGCATAATCATGTATCTAACCATGGAGTCCAATGGACAGAAGATAAACGTTAACCTCAAAGACCCGAGGGTTAAAAAGATGTATGATATAGGCAAGCAGGTATACTATGCAAGACTTGGACCCTGGGACTTTAACTGTGCTACCTGTCATGCCGGTAAGCAGGAGGTGAGAATAAGGGCCACAAGGCTCTGGAGTGCAGACAGGCCTGGAGAGGCTGGTCAGGCAGTTTCCATATTCCCCAAATATCTCGTGAGATGGGGTCTTCCCATGACCATGCACTACAGGTATGCAGAATGCATCCGCCAGATGAGGTGGCCCGAGTTCATACCCCATTCAGACCTTGCGGTGGCGCTCTCCACATACCTTTACGGCACAGCAAACGGCACAGAGATAAAAGCACCAGGCATAGGGAGGTAA
- the soxZ gene encoding thiosulfate oxidation carrier complex protein SoxZ, whose product MAIGAGILRVPKEAKKGEIVRVQMVITHPMSPPRKDPQTGQEIPPHTLTKLDLLFNDKLVSTINMGAGVSANPFIALTLKADESGVVKIVYEDNKGGKWERTADIKVS is encoded by the coding sequence ATGGCAATAGGAGCGGGCATACTGCGTGTGCCGAAGGAGGCAAAGAAGGGAGAAATCGTAAGGGTGCAGATGGTGATAACCCATCCCATGTCCCCACCAAGGAAAGACCCACAAACAGGTCAGGAGATTCCTCCCCATACCCTTACAAAGCTTGACCTTCTCTTCAACGACAAGCTGGTAAGCACCATCAACATGGGTGCAGGTGTGTCTGCCAATCCCTTTATAGCCCTGACTCTAAAAGCGGATGAGAGCGGGGTAGTCAAGATAGTCTACGAAGATAACAAGGGCGGGAAGTGGGAAAGAACCGCAGACATAAAGGTCTCTTAA
- the soxY gene encoding thiosulfate oxidation carrier protein SoxY, which produces MDRRKFLALSAVAVMGLTLVPAVQPAFASTPKLEEELQKRLGVKLAQIKEVADIKLTAPTIAESGANVPITVESTIPVDRVERLWVFVDKNPVPWIADVTFTPMNGQVFFSTRIKMGETSNVRAILKLKDGSYVMATKEVKVTAGGCG; this is translated from the coding sequence ATGGACAGGAGAAAGTTTCTTGCACTGTCAGCAGTGGCAGTCATGGGGCTGACCTTGGTCCCAGCAGTTCAGCCAGCCTTTGCTTCTACTCCAAAGCTGGAGGAGGAGCTTCAGAAGAGGCTGGGAGTCAAACTTGCCCAGATTAAGGAAGTGGCGGATATCAAGCTGACCGCTCCCACCATAGCAGAGTCTGGAGCCAATGTGCCCATAACCGTTGAGTCCACCATACCTGTGGACAGGGTTGAGAGGCTATGGGTGTTTGTGGACAAAAACCCCGTTCCATGGATAGCAGACGTGACCTTTACACCCATGAACGGTCAGGTCTTTTTCTCCACCAGGATAAAGATGGGAGAGACCTCCAACGTAAGAGCAATACTCAAGCTGAAGGATGGCTCCTATGTAATGGCAACCAAGGAGGTAAAGGTTACCGCTGGCGGATGCGGATAA
- a CDS encoding thioredoxin fold domain-containing protein produces the protein MILAVSTSFAVWFNKAKEGLEYAQQQDKLVAFYFYSNYCPYCAQMEEFVLNQEDVQKKLENFVVISLNISSDEGSRWARKLGAPGVPTIVFYDPKQDKTLGALFGNRPRGDILNFIQGICKRHNIKAC, from the coding sequence TTGATTTTAGCGGTATCTACAAGCTTTGCGGTCTGGTTTAACAAGGCAAAGGAAGGTCTTGAATATGCCCAGCAACAGGATAAGCTTGTTGCCTTCTATTTCTACAGCAACTATTGTCCCTACTGTGCCCAGATGGAGGAGTTTGTCCTCAATCAGGAGGATGTGCAGAAGAAACTGGAAAACTTTGTTGTAATATCCCTCAACATCTCCTCCGACGAGGGGAGCAGGTGGGCGAGAAAGCTCGGAGCCCCCGGCGTTCCTACTATAGTCTTCTATGACCCCAAGCAGGATAAGACTCTTGGTGCTCTGTTCGGAAACAGGCCCAGGGGTGATATACTGAATTTTATTCAGGGAATATGCAAAAGACACAATATAAAGGCATGTTAA